A single window of Achromobacter xylosoxidans DNA harbors:
- a CDS encoding DUF4148 domain-containing protein, translating into MKQRIVTTLALCGALAVPALASANSTWHQTNTEIGYSIAPDHATGGKTGEQVANELAAAKADKRQWFFLTYNNLAKPGWAKQGTSRTRADALAEVEAMTPAERARLDAIYTPG; encoded by the coding sequence ATGAAGCAACGCATTGTCACCACCCTCGCCCTGTGCGGCGCCCTGGCCGTGCCGGCCCTGGCCAGCGCCAACAGCACCTGGCACCAGACCAATACCGAGATCGGCTACAGCATCGCGCCGGATCACGCCACCGGTGGCAAGACCGGCGAACAGGTGGCCAACGAACTGGCCGCCGCCAAGGCCGACAAGCGGCAGTGGTTCTTCCTGACCTACAACAACCTGGCCAAGCCGGGCTGGGCCAAGCAGGGCACGTCGCGCACCCGCGCCGATGCGCTGGCGGAAGTCGAGGCGATGACGCCAGCCGAGCGCGCCCGCCTGGACGCGATCTACACGCCGGGTTGA
- a CDS encoding glycosyltransferase family 4 protein, giving the protein MKILYTNFHQGDGGGHTTYVISLARMLSGKADITIAAPCGSRLLDEAGALPGVRAIALQFKGAPARQWRALRQLRALLRAEAFDVVHVNGSADHRLCMLASMGMGPLRPFMVYTQHNGRHPRSLGTRLRAGLATDRVICVSQHTFDGMRRSAFRPADLRLVRNGVDTRRFRPASPHEAALAREQLLPAALRGRLVVGSQAGTAAYKNWLDMVAAVAMLPEAQRRQIAVLIAGQPPSAADLQRVDEMGMRDAVVFTGLLQDVRPLLAATDLGFVLSSSLETISFACREMMAAGKPVIVSDTGGLAENVVNGSSGWIVPAGAVARVAEILADVLENRILLDWMAAAARRKAVRDFSLETFVRGTEQVYAESGRAALPRQDLAPAWRGPGPQAHSL; this is encoded by the coding sequence ATGAAGATCCTCTATACCAATTTCCACCAGGGCGACGGCGGCGGCCATACGACCTACGTCATTTCGCTGGCGCGCATGCTCAGCGGAAAGGCCGACATCACCATTGCCGCGCCATGCGGCAGCCGCCTGCTGGATGAAGCCGGCGCCCTGCCCGGCGTGCGCGCGATCGCGCTGCAGTTCAAGGGCGCGCCCGCCCGGCAATGGCGCGCGCTGCGGCAGTTGCGCGCGCTGCTGCGGGCCGAGGCATTCGACGTGGTCCACGTCAATGGTTCGGCGGACCACCGTCTGTGCATGCTGGCGTCGATGGGCATGGGGCCGTTGCGTCCGTTCATGGTCTATACCCAGCACAACGGCCGCCATCCGCGCAGTCTTGGCACGCGGCTGCGGGCCGGGCTGGCGACCGACCGGGTCATCTGCGTCAGCCAGCATACCTTCGACGGCATGCGTCGTTCGGCGTTCCGGCCGGCGGACCTGCGGCTGGTGCGCAACGGCGTGGATACCCGGCGCTTTCGTCCCGCGTCGCCGCATGAGGCGGCCCTGGCGCGCGAGCAGTTGTTGCCGGCGGCGCTGAGGGGCCGGCTGGTGGTGGGAAGCCAGGCGGGCACCGCGGCCTACAAGAATTGGCTGGATATGGTCGCGGCCGTGGCAATGCTGCCCGAGGCGCAGCGGCGCCAGATCGCCGTCCTGATTGCCGGCCAGCCGCCCAGCGCGGCCGACCTGCAGCGGGTCGACGAGATGGGCATGCGCGACGCGGTGGTCTTCACGGGTTTGCTGCAGGACGTGCGGCCGCTGCTGGCGGCGACGGACCTGGGCTTCGTGCTGTCATCCAGTCTGGAGACGATCTCGTTTGCCTGCCGCGAAATGATGGCGGCCGGCAAGCCCGTCATCGTCAGCGACACGGGCGGGCTGGCCGAGAATGTCGTCAACGGCAGCAGCGGCTGGATCGTTCCGGCCGGCGCGGTGGCGCGCGTGGCGGAGATACTGGCCGATGTCCTGGAAAACCGGATTCTGCTGGACTGGATGGCGGCGGCGGCGCGGCGCAAGGCGGTCAGGGATTTCTCGCTGGAGACCTTCGTGCGCGGCACCGAGCAGGTCTACGCAGAAAGCGGGCGCGCCGCGCTGCCGCGCCAGGACCTGGCCCCCGCTTGGAGGGGGCCAGGTCCGCAGGCTCATTCGCTGTAG
- a CDS encoding TolC family protein, translated as MRLSPIPLALAAALCLTPAWAQPGPASPTPSPRAMPAGQVLTLEQALATAYERSPLLAAARNEAASSEGQLTQAGVIPNPSIEVGIDDNRRTTRTTTTTLSMPVELGGKRAARVKAAGLARDIAQRDLSSARADLRAAVIAAFFDVAVAQETVRVSQGAVEIAQSALRLAERRVAAGKAPPLESSKARVELANSRIEARAADSALQAARRKLGQLWGAPQPDFAQVGADLGTLPRREAIDDLRAALATSPRMEAGRLSVEMGRAQLEVEKSKRYPDITLSAGVARDNEQGRNKAQFGVAIPLPLFDRNQGNVYSATMQSYKAQDMYRELESRLTADLLQSVSQFDLAANSAREYRATVLPGAAEAYDSARKGFEAGKVSFLEVLDAQRTLSQGNIGYLNVLASAYQASADIDRILGR; from the coding sequence ATGCGTTTATCCCCGATACCGCTCGCCCTGGCGGCGGCCCTGTGCCTCACGCCGGCCTGGGCCCAGCCCGGCCCCGCCAGTCCCACGCCTTCCCCGCGCGCCATGCCGGCGGGCCAGGTTTTGACGCTGGAACAGGCGCTGGCGACCGCCTATGAACGCAGCCCGCTGCTGGCGGCCGCCCGCAACGAAGCCGCGTCCAGCGAAGGCCAGCTCACACAGGCCGGCGTCATTCCGAATCCCAGCATCGAGGTCGGCATCGACGACAACCGCCGCACCACGCGCACCACCACCACGACCTTGAGCATGCCGGTGGAACTGGGCGGCAAGCGCGCCGCGCGCGTCAAGGCCGCCGGCCTGGCGCGCGACATTGCCCAGCGCGACCTGTCGAGCGCGCGCGCCGACCTGCGCGCCGCCGTCATCGCCGCCTTCTTCGACGTGGCGGTGGCGCAGGAAACCGTGCGCGTGTCGCAGGGCGCCGTGGAGATCGCGCAGAGCGCCCTGCGCCTGGCCGAACGGCGCGTCGCGGCCGGCAAGGCGCCGCCGCTGGAAAGCAGCAAGGCCCGCGTCGAACTGGCCAACTCGCGCATCGAGGCGCGCGCGGCCGACAGCGCGCTGCAGGCCGCGCGCCGCAAGCTGGGGCAACTGTGGGGCGCGCCGCAGCCGGATTTCGCGCAGGTCGGCGCCGACCTGGGCACGCTGCCGCGGCGCGAAGCCATCGACGACCTGCGGGCCGCGCTGGCCACGTCGCCGCGCATGGAGGCGGGGCGCCTCTCGGTCGAAATGGGCCGGGCGCAGCTGGAAGTCGAGAAAAGCAAGCGCTATCCGGACATCACCCTGAGCGCCGGCGTCGCCCGCGACAACGAGCAGGGCCGCAACAAGGCGCAGTTCGGCGTGGCGATCCCGCTGCCGCTGTTCGACCGCAACCAGGGCAACGTCTACTCGGCCACGATGCAGTCGTACAAGGCGCAGGACATGTACCGCGAGCTGGAATCGCGCCTGACCGCCGACCTGCTGCAATCCGTATCGCAATTCGACCTGGCCGCCAACTCGGCGCGCGAGTACCGCGCCACCGTGCTGCCCGGCGCCGCCGAAGCCTACGACAGCGCCCGCAAAGGCTTCGAGGCCGGCAAGGTGAGCTTCCTGGAAGTGCTGGACGCGCAACGCACCCTGTCGCAAGGAAACATCGGCTACCTGAACGTCCTGGCCAGCGCCTATCAGGCTTCGGCGGACATCGATCGCATTCTCGGACGTTGA
- a CDS encoding heavy metal sensor histidine kinase, whose product MPAPRPRSLRRWLTRWLAILTFAGLGLVCVAVYWATNRNLSIRQEALLAQKMEVIRHLVEENAAKGDSASLRHKLEDFFYGRPDFSLALEIDGARVVYGGPGDGEAGHGRHINFALPVPGSPGGSTNAELVLDITSDLHLRAALAWTLLACALAGAIVVSAIGTRLVRRALAPIDELGRQAARLSPDRIGERLDESQQAEEIRPLVHQFNAVLQRLERAYVQMEGFNADVAHELRTPLATLIGETELALSGKRPEAVLRDILGSNLEELQRLSGIVNDMLFLSQADRGAQARGSWTASLAQVLSEVADYHEAEAMDADLSFAVSGEAAAHVDRPLLQRAVSNLVSNAVRYAHRGTRIDLLIDRGDEGIRIAVRNHGDPIGQEHLPRLFYRFYRMETARVFDANHHGLGLAIVAAIARMHGGRPFACSEGGVITIGFWIADRNITEN is encoded by the coding sequence ATGCCGGCGCCGCGCCCCAGATCATTGCGCCGCTGGCTCACGCGCTGGCTGGCGATCCTGACGTTCGCCGGCCTGGGGCTGGTGTGCGTCGCGGTCTATTGGGCCACCAACCGCAATCTGTCGATCCGCCAGGAAGCGCTGCTGGCGCAGAAGATGGAGGTGATCAGGCACCTGGTCGAGGAGAACGCGGCCAAGGGCGATTCGGCCTCGCTGCGCCACAAGCTCGAGGACTTCTTCTACGGCCGGCCCGATTTTTCGCTGGCGCTGGAGATCGATGGCGCCAGGGTGGTCTATGGCGGGCCGGGCGATGGCGAGGCCGGCCATGGCCGCCATATCAATTTCGCGTTGCCGGTGCCCGGATCGCCGGGCGGTTCGACGAATGCCGAACTGGTGCTGGACATCACGTCGGACCTGCATCTGCGCGCGGCCCTGGCGTGGACGCTGCTCGCCTGCGCCTTGGCCGGCGCCATCGTCGTGTCGGCGATTGGCACGCGATTGGTGCGGCGGGCGCTGGCGCCGATCGACGAACTGGGCCGGCAGGCTGCCCGCCTTTCGCCCGACCGCATCGGCGAGCGGCTCGACGAAAGCCAACAGGCCGAAGAGATCCGGCCATTGGTGCACCAGTTCAACGCCGTGCTGCAGCGGCTGGAGCGGGCCTACGTGCAGATGGAGGGGTTCAACGCCGACGTCGCGCACGAATTGCGCACGCCGCTGGCCACGCTGATCGGCGAGACCGAGCTGGCGCTCAGCGGCAAGCGGCCGGAGGCGGTGCTGCGCGATATCCTGGGATCGAACCTGGAGGAATTGCAGCGCCTGTCGGGCATCGTCAACGACATGCTGTTCCTGTCGCAGGCGGACCGCGGCGCGCAGGCGCGCGGCAGCTGGACGGCAAGCCTGGCGCAGGTGCTGTCGGAGGTGGCGGACTACCACGAGGCCGAGGCCATGGATGCCGATCTGTCGTTCGCGGTATCGGGCGAAGCCGCGGCGCATGTCGACCGGCCGCTGCTGCAGCGAGCGGTATCCAACCTGGTGTCCAACGCCGTGCGCTATGCGCACCGCGGCACGCGCATCGACCTGCTGATCGATCGTGGTGATGAAGGCATCCGCATCGCGGTGCGCAATCACGGTGATCCCATCGGCCAGGAGCATCTGCCGCGGCTGTTCTACCGCTTCTATCGCATGGAAACCGCGCGCGTGTTCGATGCCAACCACCATGGGTTGGGCCTGGCCATCGTTGCGGCCATCGCGCGCATGCATGGCGGCAGGCCGTTCGCGTGTTCCGAGGGTGGCGTCATCACCATCGGATTCTGGATCGCGGACCGCAACATTACAGAAAACTAA
- a CDS encoding efflux RND transporter periplasmic adaptor subunit, with the protein MTMHTALSAFTRPALAVALSAACLLALALPGPALADAGHGQAPAGSDTRVAADSTATPQDHDEDKITLSPEQIQAADLGIETAGPARLETAAQFPGEIKFNADRTAHVVPRLAGVVQEVSADLGQQVRKGDLLAALSSTALSELRSEWLAASKRRDLAAATHQRELKLWREKVSAEQDYQQARTALQEAQIAVQNAAQKLAAIGAPPQSKDLSRLEIRAPFDGVVVEKHIALGEALADTASIFTLSDLRTVWAEFVIAPKDLQDVRVGETASVASAAFSGQARGKVSYIGSLLGQQTRTATARVTLDNPDMAWRPGLFVSVNVVTSSADVPVAVAADAVQTVENESVVYVEAPGGFLAQPVKLGRASGEQVEVLSGLAAGTRYVARNAFVLKAEQGKASASHAH; encoded by the coding sequence ATGACCATGCATACCGCGCTTTCCGCCTTTACCCGTCCGGCGCTGGCCGTCGCCCTGTCCGCCGCCTGCCTGCTGGCGCTGGCCCTGCCAGGGCCGGCCCTGGCCGATGCCGGGCACGGCCAGGCCCCCGCCGGCTCCGATACGCGCGTTGCCGCCGACAGCACGGCCACGCCGCAAGACCATGATGAAGACAAGATCACGCTGAGTCCCGAGCAGATCCAGGCCGCCGATCTCGGGATCGAAACGGCCGGTCCCGCGCGCCTGGAGACGGCGGCGCAATTTCCCGGCGAGATCAAATTCAACGCCGACCGCACCGCGCACGTGGTGCCGCGGCTGGCCGGTGTGGTGCAGGAGGTGTCGGCGGACCTGGGCCAGCAGGTCCGGAAGGGCGATCTGCTGGCGGCGCTGTCGAGCACCGCGCTGTCGGAACTGCGCAGCGAATGGCTGGCCGCCAGCAAGCGCCGCGACCTGGCCGCCGCCACGCACCAGCGCGAACTCAAGCTGTGGCGCGAAAAGGTATCCGCCGAGCAGGACTACCAGCAGGCCCGCACCGCGCTGCAGGAGGCGCAGATCGCGGTGCAGAACGCCGCGCAGAAGCTGGCGGCCATTGGCGCGCCGCCGCAGTCCAAGGACCTGAGCCGGCTGGAGATCCGCGCGCCGTTCGATGGCGTGGTGGTCGAAAAACACATCGCCCTGGGCGAGGCGCTGGCCGACACCGCCAGCATCTTCACGCTGTCGGACCTGCGCACCGTCTGGGCCGAGTTCGTGATCGCGCCCAAGGACCTGCAGGACGTGCGCGTGGGCGAAACCGCCAGCGTCGCCTCGGCGGCCTTCTCCGGCCAGGCCCGCGGCAAGGTGTCGTACATCGGCTCGCTGCTTGGCCAGCAGACCCGCACGGCCACGGCCCGGGTCACGCTCGACAACCCCGACATGGCCTGGCGTCCGGGGCTGTTCGTCTCCGTCAACGTGGTCACCAGCAGCGCCGACGTGCCGGTGGCGGTGGCGGCCGACGCGGTCCAGACGGTCGAGAACGAATCGGTGGTGTACGTCGAAGCGCCGGGCGGCTTCCTGGCGCAGCCGGTCAAGCTCGGCCGCGCCTCCGGCGAGCAGGTCGAAGTGCTGTCGGGCCTGGCCGCCGGCACCCGCTATGTCGCGCGCAACGCCTTCGTGCTGAAGGCCGAGCAGGGCAAGGCCAGCGCCAGCCACGCGCACTGA
- a CDS encoding heavy metal response regulator transcription factor gives MKILVIEDEKKLAEYLRRALTEHSYVVDVAMDGVSGLHLARESQYDLILLDVMLPGMDGFSVLHELRKTDRVPVLMLTARDKLEDRVKGLRDGADDYLAKPFALSELLARVLALGRRSGHNVAEAGGQNVLRIGDLELDLLRRRAYRAGTRLDLTAKEFTLLALLMRKQGEVLSRLELAEQVWDINFNSNTNVVEVAVRRLRGKVDDPFEKKLLHTVRGMGYVLETRDD, from the coding sequence ATGAAAATACTGGTCATTGAAGACGAAAAAAAACTCGCTGAGTACCTGCGCCGCGCGCTGACCGAACACAGCTATGTGGTCGATGTGGCGATGGACGGCGTCAGCGGCCTGCACCTGGCGCGCGAAAGCCAGTACGACCTGATCCTGCTGGACGTGATGCTGCCGGGCATGGATGGCTTTTCCGTCCTGCACGAACTGCGCAAGACCGACCGCGTGCCGGTGCTGATGCTGACCGCGCGCGACAAGCTGGAGGACCGCGTCAAGGGCCTGCGTGACGGCGCCGACGATTACCTGGCCAAGCCGTTCGCCCTGTCCGAACTGCTGGCGCGGGTGCTGGCGCTGGGACGCCGCAGCGGCCACAACGTGGCCGAGGCCGGCGGCCAGAACGTGCTGCGCATCGGCGACCTGGAACTCGACCTGCTGCGCCGGCGCGCCTACCGCGCCGGCACGCGGCTGGACCTGACGGCCAAGGAATTCACCTTGCTGGCGCTGCTGATGCGCAAGCAGGGCGAAGTGCTGTCGCGGCTGGAACTGGCCGAGCAGGTCTGGGACATCAATTTCAACAGCAATACCAATGTGGTGGAAGTGGCGGTGCGGCGCCTGCGCGGCAAGGTCGACGACCCCTTCGAGAAGAAGCTGCTGCACACCGTGCGCGGCATGGGCTACGTGCTGGAAACGCGGGACGACTGA
- a CDS encoding putative lipopolysaccharide glycosyltransferase: MKRPLLSRLLSSRPLAKGLRMLYRHTRPPAQRHNAVLWPFVRVQRDPAGRLSGCALRGATGPGLLPLAMVARRITAAAHLILSGPSVARIDYDQCVLETVMGVNGSIALRQRHPGLRFDYYAMLDAGFVRRRRDLVAQVLSQDLLLFVTPEVYRWIAFLFDARRIRCSIALFEEVHQRAQQPRADPDALARELEGDAGLVLFDAHHPEHAHGFSLDPPRGLFGGGTVAYTALQLLAWLGAPTVYLHGLDLTSAAGPRFYEHGGAALATALDRQFDGHIEPAFRRAAALLAARGVKVYNLSEASRLGPDVFEKRHWRCLLPPGTATGTFAESD, encoded by the coding sequence ATGAAGCGCCCACTGCTATCGCGACTGTTGTCGAGCCGGCCCCTGGCCAAGGGGTTGCGGATGCTCTATCGCCACACGCGGCCACCGGCCCAGCGCCACAACGCCGTGCTGTGGCCCTTTGTGCGGGTGCAACGCGATCCGGCCGGCCGCCTGTCGGGCTGCGCGTTGCGGGGCGCGACAGGTCCGGGCCTGTTGCCGCTGGCCATGGTGGCGCGGCGCATCACGGCCGCGGCGCACCTGATCCTCAGCGGCCCGTCGGTGGCCCGCATCGACTACGACCAATGCGTGCTGGAGACGGTGATGGGCGTGAATGGCTCGATTGCGCTGCGCCAGAGGCACCCCGGCTTGCGCTTCGACTACTACGCCATGCTGGATGCGGGATTCGTGCGCCGCCGCCGCGACCTGGTGGCGCAGGTGCTGTCGCAGGACCTGCTGTTGTTCGTCACCCCCGAGGTCTATCGCTGGATCGCGTTCCTGTTCGATGCGCGGCGGATACGGTGTTCCATCGCGCTGTTCGAGGAGGTGCACCAGCGGGCCCAACAACCGCGCGCCGACCCGGATGCGCTGGCGCGTGAACTGGAAGGCGATGCCGGGTTGGTGCTGTTCGATGCCCACCATCCGGAACATGCGCACGGCTTCAGCCTCGACCCGCCTCGCGGGCTGTTCGGCGGAGGCACGGTGGCGTACACCGCGCTGCAGCTGCTTGCCTGGCTGGGCGCGCCCACGGTGTATCTGCATGGCCTGGACCTGACGAGCGCGGCGGGGCCGCGCTTCTATGAGCATGGCGGCGCGGCGCTGGCGACGGCGCTGGACCGGCAATTCGACGGGCACATCGAGCCGGCATTTCGCCGCGCGGCCGCCCTGCTCGCGGCGCGCGGCGTCAAGGTCTACAACCTGTCCGAGGCCAGCCGCCTGGGGCCGGACGTATTCGAGAAGCGGCACTGGCGCTGCCTGCTGCCACCCGGGACGGCCACGGGAACGTTTGCGGAATCCGATTGA
- a CDS encoding bifunctional metallophosphatase/5'-nucleotidase, with the protein MITWKRTAGAAALSLVALLAGCGGSDDDDTPASPAPNPAPVASRPMELTILHINDHHSNLDSKKKDLKLLNAAGSRVTVNAEIGGFPRVTAAFQALSAQAPNVLKLHAGDATTGTLYFNRAGEPGEADAALMNTVCFDAMTLGNHEFDKGDSGLKRFVELLHSGTCQTPVLSANVTFGANSALNPSRAPGMVKPSIVLQRDGQPIGLVGLTIANKTQQSSSPDPGTLFSDETAAAQQQIDALRAQGVNKIVVMSHIGYDYDKRIIPNLSGVDVVVGGDSHTLLGPAALSTYGVGSPAGAYPTELRNKDGKLVCLVQAWEYSQVVGELKVSFDANGDVTACAGTPHVLMGDTFKIGGAAPASADQAAIVADAAASGFLRVQAPDAQATAVLQPFKAKVDAFSASLVATVPQELCSRRVPGGPGSRDYGRSSVACNTLGNVSLHGGDIQQLVAQAYLEVANANYGGADISLQSGGGVRVPLLGNVTAANVIEVVPFGNMLWRLDVTGAEVKSMLEDGMQAVYGPGGSTGPYPYAGGLRWDVNAALAQGSRVSNIEVRDNASGNWLPLDLNRTYKLFVLSFNATGGDGYKTLANVPAARRQDIGVLDADVLQAYIDRQAKDPVSGLPVLNLLPIDLYSTKTYSE; encoded by the coding sequence ATGATCACGTGGAAGAGGACGGCCGGCGCGGCCGCATTGAGCCTGGTGGCGCTGCTGGCCGGTTGCGGGGGCAGCGACGATGACGACACGCCGGCCAGCCCGGCGCCGAATCCCGCGCCGGTCGCCAGCCGGCCGATGGAACTGACGATCCTGCACATCAACGATCATCATTCCAACCTGGACAGCAAGAAAAAAGACCTGAAGCTGCTGAACGCCGCGGGTTCGCGCGTCACGGTCAATGCCGAGATCGGCGGCTTCCCGCGCGTGACGGCCGCCTTCCAGGCGCTGTCCGCGCAGGCGCCCAACGTGCTCAAGCTGCATGCCGGCGACGCCACCACCGGCACGCTTTACTTCAATCGCGCTGGCGAACCGGGCGAGGCCGACGCCGCCCTGATGAACACGGTCTGCTTCGATGCCATGACGCTGGGCAACCATGAGTTCGACAAGGGCGACAGCGGCCTGAAGCGCTTCGTCGAACTGCTGCACTCCGGCACATGCCAGACGCCGGTGCTCAGCGCCAACGTCACCTTCGGCGCCAACTCGGCCTTGAATCCGTCGCGCGCGCCCGGCATGGTCAAGCCATCCATCGTGCTGCAACGCGACGGCCAGCCCATCGGCCTGGTCGGCCTGACCATCGCCAACAAGACGCAGCAGTCGTCCAGCCCCGACCCCGGCACGTTGTTCTCCGACGAAACCGCCGCCGCGCAGCAGCAGATCGACGCCCTGCGCGCGCAAGGCGTCAACAAGATCGTGGTGATGAGCCACATCGGCTATGACTACGACAAGCGGATCATTCCCAACCTGAGCGGCGTGGATGTGGTGGTCGGCGGCGACTCGCACACCCTGCTGGGCCCGGCCGCGCTGTCCACCTATGGCGTCGGCTCGCCCGCCGGCGCGTACCCCACCGAACTGCGCAACAAGGACGGCAAGCTCGTCTGCCTGGTGCAGGCCTGGGAATACTCACAGGTGGTCGGCGAACTGAAGGTGAGCTTCGACGCGAATGGCGATGTGACCGCCTGCGCCGGCACGCCCCACGTGCTGATGGGCGACACCTTCAAGATCGGCGGGGCCGCGCCCGCCTCGGCCGACCAGGCCGCCATCGTGGCCGACGCGGCCGCCAGCGGCTTCCTGCGCGTGCAGGCCCCGGACGCGCAGGCCACGGCCGTGCTGCAACCCTTCAAGGCCAAGGTCGACGCGTTCAGCGCCAGCCTGGTGGCGACGGTGCCGCAGGAGCTGTGCTCGCGGCGCGTCCCCGGCGGCCCCGGCTCGCGCGACTACGGCCGCTCCAGCGTCGCCTGCAACACGCTCGGCAACGTCAGCCTGCACGGTGGCGACATCCAGCAACTCGTCGCGCAGGCCTACCTGGAAGTGGCCAATGCCAACTATGGCGGCGCCGATATCTCGCTGCAAAGCGGCGGCGGGGTGCGCGTGCCGCTGCTGGGCAACGTGACCGCGGCCAACGTGATCGAGGTGGTTCCGTTCGGCAACATGCTGTGGCGCCTGGATGTCACCGGCGCCGAGGTCAAGAGCATGCTGGAAGACGGGATGCAGGCGGTCTACGGCCCCGGCGGCTCCACCGGCCCCTACCCGTACGCGGGCGGCCTGCGCTGGGATGTGAATGCGGCCCTGGCCCAGGGCAGCCGCGTGTCGAACATCGAGGTGCGCGACAACGCCAGCGGCAACTGGCTGCCGCTGGACCTGAACCGCACCTACAAGCTGTTCGTCCTGAGCTTCAACGCCACCGGCGGCGACGGCTACAAGACTCTCGCCAACGTGCCGGCGGCGCGGCGCCAGGACATCGGCGTGCTGGATGCCGACGTGCTGCAGGCCTACATCGACAGGCAGGCCAAGGACCCCGTGTCCGGCCTGCCGGTGCTGAACCTGCTGCCGATCGACCTCTACAGCACCAAGACCTACAGCGAATGA